One segment of Candidatus Effluviviaceae Genus V sp. DNA contains the following:
- the folK gene encoding 2-amino-4-hydroxy-6-hydroxymethyldihydropteridine diphosphokinase: MARAWIGVGSNLGDRLGAFRRALAYVSELEETELIAVSSLYDTEPVGVGEQPRYLNAVAEIETALEPRALMRALLAIEDRCGRVRREPKGPRTMDLDLLVYEDVELDTEELVLPHPGLLERAFALVPLAELAGHMIVPGTELSVRDHLDHLGDIASEIRRIGTPPRVGEPA; encoded by the coding sequence GGCGTGGGCTCCAATCTCGGCGACCGGCTCGGGGCGTTCCGACGCGCGCTGGCCTACGTCTCCGAGCTCGAGGAGACCGAGCTCATCGCCGTGTCGTCGCTCTACGACACCGAGCCCGTGGGCGTGGGAGAGCAGCCCCGCTATCTGAACGCCGTGGCGGAGATCGAGACGGCGCTCGAACCGCGGGCGCTCATGCGTGCGCTCCTCGCCATCGAGGACCGCTGCGGCCGCGTTCGGAGGGAGCCGAAGGGTCCCCGGACCATGGACCTTGACCTTCTCGTCTACGAGGATGTCGAGCTCGACACCGAGGAACTCGTGCTGCCGCACCCGGGGCTCCTCGAGCGCGCTTTCGCACTCGTACCCCTGGCCGAGCTCGCGGGGCACATGATCGTGCCGGGGACCGAGCTCAGCGTCAGGGACCATCTCGACCACCTGGGCGACATCGCCTCGGAGATCCGGCGCATCGGCACGCCGCCGCGCGTCGGTGAACCGGCCTAG
- a CDS encoding AAA family ATPase — MPAKNYVAIEGVIGVGKTTLARLLAEKWKAHLKLEVVEENPFLAQFYADMRGYAFQTQLFFLLSRHRQQLEMKQSDMFMERVVADYLFAKDRIFANITLDDNELALYKRLADLLERDVPKPDIVVYLQASDDVLMERIRKRGRDFERDISREYIETLNEAYNYFFFHYTSTPLIVVNTNDIDFVKSSADFEELAKEIEEHDTGTAYYVPIGTRS, encoded by the coding sequence GTGCCCGCGAAGAACTACGTGGCCATCGAGGGCGTCATCGGGGTGGGGAAGACCACCCTCGCCCGGCTTCTCGCCGAGAAGTGGAAGGCGCATCTCAAACTCGAGGTCGTCGAGGAGAACCCGTTCCTCGCTCAGTTCTATGCGGACATGCGGGGCTACGCGTTCCAGACGCAGCTCTTCTTCCTGCTCTCGCGGCACCGCCAGCAGCTCGAGATGAAGCAGTCCGACATGTTCATGGAGCGCGTGGTCGCCGACTACCTGTTCGCGAAGGACCGCATCTTCGCGAACATCACGCTCGACGACAACGAGCTGGCTCTCTACAAGCGTCTCGCCGACCTCCTGGAGCGGGACGTCCCCAAGCCGGACATCGTGGTCTACCTTCAGGCGTCGGACGACGTCCTGATGGAGCGGATCCGGAAGCGCGGGAGGGACTTCGAGCGCGACATCTCGCGCGAGTACATCGAGACGCTGAACGAGGCCTACAACTACTTCTTCTTCCACTACACGAGCACGCCGCTGATCGTCGTCAACACGAACGACATCGACTTCGTGAAGAGCTCCGCCGACTTCGAGGAGCTGGCGAAGGAGATCGAGGAGCACGACACCGGCACCGCGTACTACGTTCCCATCGGCACGAGATCCTGA
- the panB gene encoding 3-methyl-2-oxobutanoate hydroxymethyltransferase: protein MERKKRTAPGIAAMKGSGRKVAVLTAYDAVTARLVDDAGVDAILVGDSAAMVVLGYDTTLPVTLDEMVMLTAAVSRARPAALVIGDLPFMSYQASVADAVRSAGRLVKEGGAGAVKLEGGRKVVEKVRAIIEAGIPVMGHVGLTPQSINEFGGYRIQGTSDEARERLLSDAAALDEAGCFSIVLEAVPSPVGRAITEAVSIPTVGIGAGPDCDGQVLVVNDIIGYTAGGPKPRFARAYGDAEQVVREAARSFVEDVRSGSYPSDEETYD, encoded by the coding sequence ATGGAGCGGAAGAAGCGCACGGCCCCCGGCATTGCTGCGATGAAGGGCTCGGGGCGGAAGGTCGCGGTGCTCACGGCGTACGACGCCGTCACCGCCCGGCTCGTTGACGATGCCGGCGTCGATGCCATCCTCGTCGGCGACTCTGCGGCGATGGTCGTCCTGGGCTACGACACGACCCTGCCGGTCACGCTCGACGAGATGGTCATGCTCACGGCGGCCGTCTCGCGCGCCAGACCCGCGGCCCTCGTCATCGGCGACCTGCCGTTCATGTCGTATCAGGCCTCGGTCGCGGACGCCGTCCGGAGTGCCGGCCGTCTGGTCAAGGAGGGCGGCGCCGGAGCCGTCAAGCTCGAGGGCGGACGGAAGGTCGTGGAGAAGGTGCGGGCCATCATCGAGGCCGGCATCCCGGTCATGGGGCACGTCGGACTGACGCCTCAGTCGATCAACGAGTTCGGCGGCTACCGCATCCAGGGGACGTCGGACGAGGCGCGGGAGCGGCTTCTCTCAGACGCCGCGGCTCTCGACGAGGCCGGGTGCTTCTCGATCGTCCTCGAGGCCGTGCCGAGCCCGGTCGGCAGGGCGATCACCGAAGCCGTGAGCATCCCCACCGTCGGTATCGGCGCCGGACCCGACTGTGACGGGCAAGTGCTCGTCGTCAACGACATCATCGGCTACACGGCGGGCGGTCCGAAGCCCCGGTTCGCCCGTGCGTACGGGGACGCCGAACAGGTCGTCAGAGAGGCGGCGCGTTCGTTCGTCGAGGACGTGCGGTCGGGGAGCTACCCGTCGGACGAGGAGACGTACGACTGA
- a CDS encoding pantoate--beta-alanine ligase, whose product MELVSEVATMERRARELSRKGRLSLVPTMGALHEGHLSLVRLAASRSDATVVSVFVNPTQFGPGEDFERYPRDLERDAELAKAAGADILFAPSAEEMYPEGFSTVVHVKDLTDRLCGSYRPGHFDGVTTVVAKLFGIVRPDLAVFGQKDGQQVAVIERMAADLNLGVEIVRGAIVREDDGVALSSRNRYLSDEERARARVLSAALAAARDRYEGGERSAEAVVSEVRRTIEKEPAVRLQYVEAVDAKTLVPVRTLNDGVMVTAAVYVGDTRLIDNVILGEAAEIG is encoded by the coding sequence ATGGAGCTCGTGTCGGAAGTCGCCACGATGGAACGGCGCGCACGCGAGCTTTCCCGGAAGGGACGGCTCTCGCTCGTGCCGACGATGGGAGCGCTCCACGAGGGGCACCTCTCGCTCGTGCGGCTGGCGGCGTCGAGGTCCGACGCGACCGTGGTGAGCGTCTTCGTCAACCCGACGCAGTTCGGTCCGGGCGAGGACTTCGAACGCTACCCCCGGGACCTCGAACGCGACGCCGAGCTGGCGAAGGCGGCCGGCGCGGACATCCTGTTCGCACCCTCGGCCGAGGAGATGTACCCGGAGGGGTTCTCGACGGTCGTTCACGTGAAGGACCTGACCGACCGGCTCTGCGGCTCCTATCGACCGGGTCACTTCGACGGCGTCACGACCGTCGTCGCGAAGCTCTTCGGCATCGTGCGTCCGGATCTGGCGGTCTTCGGCCAGAAGGACGGTCAGCAGGTCGCCGTGATCGAGCGCATGGCGGCAGACCTGAACCTCGGCGTTGAGATCGTGCGGGGGGCGATCGTCCGGGAGGACGACGGCGTCGCACTGAGCTCGAGAAACCGCTACCTGTCGGACGAGGAACGCGCCCGCGCCCGGGTGCTCTCGGCCGCTCTGGCGGCCGCCCGTGACCGCTACGAGGGCGGGGAGCGGAGCGCCGAGGCGGTCGTCTCCGAGGTCAGGAGGACCATAGAGAAGGAGCCAGCCGTCCGCCTGCAGTACGTGGAGGCCGTCGATGCGAAGACGCTGGTGCCCGTTCGGACGCTCAACGACGGCGTCATGGTAACCGCGGCGGTCTACGTCGGGGACACGCGGCTCATCGACAACGTCATTCTCGGTGAGGCCGCCGAGATCGGCTGA
- a CDS encoding HIT domain-containing protein → MDRIWAPWRMEYLMSEKTDGCIFCDKPGENDDEARLILHRSEHSFVIMNAYPYNNGHVMVAPFRHVGSFSELTRDERIDLMDEVALAESLLEQAFSPQGMNVGVNLGACAGAGVVGHLHVHIVPRWSGDTNFMPVLGETRVIPELLKQTYAKLLAELER, encoded by the coding sequence ATGGACAGGATCTGGGCCCCCTGGAGGATGGAGTACCTCATGTCCGAGAAGACCGACGGCTGCATCTTCTGCGACAAGCCTGGCGAGAACGACGACGAGGCCCGGCTCATCCTCCACCGTTCGGAGCACTCGTTCGTCATCATGAACGCCTATCCCTACAACAACGGACACGTTATGGTCGCTCCGTTCCGTCACGTCGGGTCGTTCTCCGAACTGACGCGTGATGAGCGGATCGACCTGATGGACGAGGTCGCTCTGGCGGAGTCGCTGCTCGAACAGGCCTTCTCTCCGCAGGGGATGAACGTCGGGGTCAACCTCGGGGCGTGCGCGGGGGCCGGTGTCGTCGGACACCTCCACGTTCACATCGTTCCCCGGTGGTCCGGGGACACGAACTTCATGCCCGTGCTCGGAGAGACGCGCGTCATCCCGGAGCTCCTGAAGCAGACCTACGCGAAGCTCCTCGCAGAACTCGAACGGTAG